Below is a window of Gossypium hirsutum isolate 1008001.06 chromosome A12, Gossypium_hirsutum_v2.1, whole genome shotgun sequence DNA.
CTTTTTGAGCACTGCCCCGTGAACCTGTTGTTCCTGAATGTTTGAAACTACTTCCACCTTCAGCTCTAATAGCGGAGCCTTCTGGAATGACAGGTTGTTTGAGACTACTTCCCCCTTCAGCTTTAGTTGTTGAGGCTGCCGGAATAATGGTGACATCAGACAAGCTTTGACGCCAGCTCCCAAAAAGAGCAGCATTCCAAGATCCTCTTGAAGATGTTGCTCTAAGCCTTGCTGAGCTTGAATTATCTTCCCTTACCACCCTCAAAGGATTTTCCAATGCTTTTAGAATATATCTCATTGGGGGCCGCCTAGAAGCTTTAGGATTAAGACAGGACCTGGCTACAATAGCCATGGCCCAAACTTCCTCCAAAAGATCCTCATCCACAAGAAGAGACGGATCCAAAATTTTTGTCACAAGTTCCTTATCATATATACTGATACATGGCAGTGTCTGTTCTAACCATTCCTTCATCTGGGTACCACTTGATGCACTCATGTCCAGCTTCCCAGTTACCAACCCGAGTAAAACCTTCCCAAAGCAGTAAACATCATAGGAACATAACGCTGTAGATGAACCTATCcgttttacaaataattttttttttcagaaaatgGTTTAGGGTTCAATGCCATAAGAATGAGAAACTTGAACGGAAAGGGTAGCTAATTATTCAAACAATACTTTCAACCATACAAGAGGTGCAACAAATATGTCAGACCTAAAGTGCAAGCTGTAATCAAACAAATGAACAGCTAGAAGATAAAGATCAAGATCTATTGCATAAATTAAAGGTGCACATACCAGAAGAACCTTGTTCTGATGACCTGCATGCAACAAAGAAAAGGACTGCGTGACAATCTTTTATAGAGAAAACAAGCATGATAATAAATACAATGCAGCTAGGTACATTTTGCTTGAAACAACAATAAAATCCACAAAGAGAATAAAGAGGTGGAAATATAATATGCTTTTTGATGCTAATTACTAGTTTAGCACTGAGTTCTCATGCATACAGGGCTCTAGGTTTCGAAACATGTAAAGACTATGCATGTATTGTAGATGGCATAGCAAAATAGCATTTATTTAATGTGTAACGACTACTTTAGCACTGAGTGCTGATGCATACGGATTTTATCACAAATCCTAACAAAAACATTTAGACATCTAGAACTAATGACAGATAAAGGCCTGTGTTATCTGCAACTAACAGAAGGAAACTCATGAAAACGATAAATAGAAAAATTGCATTAGAAAGACAGCCAGCAACAGTTTTCTGCAACTTAATTTGCTGCAAAAGTTAAGCATGTCAAACCATCACACCTGGGAGACTAAGAAAACAGTAATAGTCAATTGTAACTTACTAAGTGATATACTGATATAACAAAAACCATAGTCAAGAACATGTCCAATAAACATCTAATGCAAAGTAAAATGTCAATCTGAAAACATGAGCAGATTGAACAGAACACTCACTGTGGCAACCGCAGTAACCTTGAGATTCTATTTTGATGACCATCACTTTCTTGAGCGCAGACCTCACTCAGGCTCCCTAGTCGCACTTCAAATTTATCATCAAGAAGTATACTGCTAGCTTGAATATCTCTTCAAGATCAAAACAGAACATGTCATTGCTTGTTATAGGTTTTTCAGTGCTAATAGGTTATATCTATTGCACAGCCAAAAGAAATTAAGATACACTCGAGCCAGCAAAGCATTTGCTTTGAATAATCAACTCATAGTCGATGTAAGCCGATCCATCAACACCAAAAAACAAAactaattattttaacaaaatcatCATCATATGATAATTTGCCTAGTGGAAATACGACTAGACTTCTGGCAAATAGCGCAAGCTTTTTAAGTGAAAATTTCTCTACATTCCAGTTCACCAGAAGTTATTATGTGCAGGAGAAAAGGAACCATTGAAACAGAAGCAAGTTTAAGCATAACAAAAGAATACCTGTGGACGAGGGGAGGTGTACATTCATGATGCAAAAAAGATAGACCTTCGGCAACTCCTATCGCTATTTTCAATCTAGTTATCCAATCTAATGACTGTAAACTATCATCTTCCAAATTGTTTTTCCTGTACAAGGAACTTGACAAGTCTCCATTCGGCATATATTTATAAACCAACAACTTCTCATCTTCTTTCTCTAAGCAGTGCCCCAATAGAGTAACTACTCTTGTGTGCGAAACCTTACTAAAGAAATCCAATTCCAAAAGGTATGCTTCCTTTTTAATCGACTGCAAATCGATCCTTTTGATGACAACAGGAAGCCCGTCTTCTAAAACACCCCTGAAGAGATCACCAGAATGACCATGCTTGATGAGGTTTGCATCACTAAAATCACCAGTGGCTTGAAGAAGTTGTTGATATGTAAACAGATCACCTAGACTCGAGAAGTTAATGGCTAATCCTGGTGAAGGAGGTGTTCCTCCAGTTGGGACTGGTTCCACACCAATCCCTCTATGATTTGCTGTGTTCCGTCTACGAACACATAATAGAACCAGTAAAAGCAACAACAATAATAGCACAATAAGCCCAGCTCCGCCCAATACTGCAGCCAATATAATTACCCTTCTGTTGTTGTTCCCACTTTCAGCTGCAGCAGGTACAGTGGCATTTGGGCGCCCAAAATTATCAAAGCTCAGGCCCTTCTCAGTATAAAATGATACACACTCAATTAAAGTCCTCTGGTTTGACACATTTTGGAGACAGTTACTAGTAAGAGAGGCATTGTCAAGCATGTAATCTGGAACCCTGCCTTCAAAATAGTTTCCAGACAAATTAATAGAACTGAACCTTCTGAGAACAGTTGTTAGACCTCCATAAAACTTGTTCCGAGACATGTCAAGAACCGCAGCAATGGCATTATTGTCCAAAGCAGTAGGCAGCTCCCCAGTGAAATTATTGTCAGAGATATCAAGCAGGTTCAACCCAGGAATTGACCATAATACTTGAGGAAGGTTACCAATGAACCTATTGTTTCTCAGAACAACAACATGCAACTGACTTGGTGTAGGGAACAAATTGACCGGAAGGGACCCACTAAGACCATTGTTCCCCAAAACCATTCTCTGCAAATTCCTTAGCTTTCTAAGATCTTGTGGAACCGACCCTGACAAACCATTGCTGCTGAGATCAAGGTCCACCAAGCTATCAAGGTCGCCAAGCTGTGAAGGTATCGAAGACGTTAGACCATTGACTGAAAGATTCAGAGTTTGAAGCTTGGAAAGGGCCCCAAGGCCAGGGGGAATTGACCCCCTTAAACTGTTGGAAGAAATGTCAAGACTTGTTAAATTCCTTAGTGAACCAAATGATGATGGAATAGATCCAGTAAGCGAATTCTTGGAAAGATCAAGAACTAAAAGGCTTAACAATTGACGCAGAGTGGATGGAATTTGGCCAGTGAGCCTATTATCCGACAAATACAAACTAGTTAAGTTTGTCAAATTGCCCATACTCGAAGGTAAAACACCAGTAACATTACAAGACCTGAGATCCAACACTTGCAGTGTGGACAGCCTTTGACCAAACCAATCAGGGATAGAACCAGGGAGCATGAATCTTGAGGCATTAAAAGACATCAAATGTGTGAAATTTACAAGAGAATTGACAGCAAACTGTGGGTTTTGTTTACCCACCCTTGTTCTTCTAAACCCAGAAATGTTAATCCCAATAACACTACCATTTTCGCATCTTATACCGTTCCAACTCGAACAAGGATGAACTTTTCTAGGCCAATCTCTGCTTCTGAGCCCCAAAGAGGATCTGAGTTCAAACAAAGCTGTAAACTCGACGCCTGAACTCAGCCGCTGCTGCTGCACTTGTTGCTCAAATGTAGATTCAAATAACAGCAACAACAAGAGATATAACAAAGCCACTCTTATGCTACGCTGATCCACCATGGCTCATTGACACTACCCCCAATCACCCCAACATTCTCAACGCCCCCCCCCAACTAAGAAAACAACCCAGAAAATTCTTCACttttaatttcttcaaaattgTTGGTAACCAATCTGTATCAACTTCTGTTCTTCTTTGCCTTTACTTTTTCTCTTTCTACCTACTACTTCCTTTTCTCTCTCTAAATCCTTCAGTTTCTTAAGCTGACcaagagaaaaagcaagagatttttaaaatgaaaattgtaaTCGAAAAACTCTTAAATTAATCATACTTAATTCTAGAGAGTGAGAAGGAGGAGGCTGGTCAAAAACTTA
It encodes the following:
- the LOC107928757 gene encoding probable LRR receptor-like serine/threonine-protein kinase At2g16250: MVDQRSIRVALLYLLLLLLFESTFEQQVQQQRLSSGVEFTALFELRSSLGLRSRDWPRKVHPCSSWNGIRCENGSVIGINISGFRRTRVGKQNPQFAVNSLVNFTHLMSFNASRFMLPGSIPDWFGQRLSTLQVLDLRSCNVTGVLPSSMGNLTNLTSLYLSDNRLTGQIPSTLRQLLSLLVLDLSKNSLTGSIPSSFGSLRNLTSLDISSNSLRGSIPPGLGALSKLQTLNLSVNGLTSSIPSQLGDLDSLVDLDLSSNGLSGSVPQDLRKLRNLQRMVLGNNGLSGSLPVNLFPTPSQLHVVVLRNNRFIGNLPQVLWSIPGLNLLDISDNNFTGELPTALDNNAIAAVLDMSRNKFYGGLTTVLRRFSSINLSGNYFEGRVPDYMLDNASLTSNCLQNVSNQRTLIECVSFYTEKGLSFDNFGRPNATVPAAAESGNNNRRVIILAAVLGGAGLIVLLLLLLLLVLLCVRRRNTANHRGIGVEPVPTGGTPPSPGLAINFSSLGDLFTYQQLLQATGDFSDANLIKHGHSGDLFRGVLEDGLPVVIKRIDLQSIKKEAYLLELDFFSKVSHTRVVTLLGHCLEKEDEKLLVYKYMPNGDLSSSLYRKNNLEDDSLQSLDWITRLKIAIGVAEGLSFLHHECTPPLVHRDIQASSILLDDKFEVRLGSLSEVCAQESDGHQNRISRLLRLPQSSEQGSSGSSTALCSYDVYCFGKVLLGLVTGKLDMSASSGTQMKEWLEQTLPCISIYDKELVTKILDPSLLVDEDLLEEVWAMAIVARSCLNPKASRRPPMRYILKALENPLRVVREDNSSSARLRATSSRGSWNAALFGSWRQSLSDVTIIPAASTTKAEGGSSLKQPVIPEGSAIRAEGGSSFKHSGTTGSRGSAQKDGGDNSSSWRRYSKEIFPEPL